In one window of Methanosarcina vacuolata Z-761 DNA:
- a CDS encoding metallophosphoesterase, whose amino-acid sequence MIGIISDSHDNMNAIRKAVEFFNEKKVKTVLHAGDLISPFTARAFEDLESKLYFVFGNNDGDKVTLTKRFEEIGAISCGNFGDLTIDGLHIALLHGTNEALVKALAISGEFDVVIRGHTHDPGVKIIEGVPVINPGEASGVLSGKQTVALLEIANLNVEIIQLELD is encoded by the coding sequence TTGATTGGAATTATTTCGGACTCACACGATAACATGAATGCTATCCGGAAAGCGGTGGAATTTTTTAATGAAAAAAAGGTAAAAACCGTGCTGCACGCCGGAGATCTCATTTCTCCGTTTACCGCAAGAGCCTTTGAGGATTTGGAGTCAAAACTTTACTTTGTATTCGGAAACAATGATGGAGATAAAGTAACACTTACGAAGCGGTTTGAAGAAATCGGAGCGATTTCCTGCGGGAACTTTGGAGATCTGACAATTGACGGACTGCATATTGCCCTTCTGCACGGGACAAATGAAGCCCTGGTCAAAGCGCTTGCCATTTCAGGGGAATTTGACGTCGTAATTCGGGGCCATACTCATGATCCAGGTGTCAAAATCATTGAAGGGGTTCCTGTGATAAATCCAGGTGAAGCTTCAGGCGTGCTTTCCGGAAAGCAAACGGTTGCCCTTCTTGAAATCGCAAACCTTAACGTTGAGATAATCCAGCTTGAGCTGGACTAA
- a CDS encoding metallophosphoesterase family protein yields MRILLIADIHANYEALETVLEIPHDRVICLGDIVDYGPDPDKCIDLLRMKEIPVIRGNHDNAVAFKVDCQCGYKYKHLSIATREYTWEILDKSGMEYLQNLPLLIREEIDGKRLYLTHASPRSMFEYIKPETTDEEIQNMINEAMEPLEAEFLVVGHSHIPMNRKLGNLKIINPGSVGQPRDGDPRASCAIFDTENGKVEHLRLDYDIESVCTKIKERMPHPDELIAILRRGY; encoded by the coding sequence ATGAGAATCTTGCTGATTGCCGACATCCATGCAAATTATGAAGCTTTAGAGACTGTTCTGGAAATTCCTCATGATAGAGTCATCTGTCTCGGAGATATTGTTGACTATGGGCCTGATCCAGACAAATGTATTGACCTTCTGCGCATGAAAGAAATTCCTGTAATAAGAGGAAACCATGATAATGCAGTTGCTTTCAAGGTAGACTGTCAGTGTGGATACAAATATAAACATCTCTCAATTGCGACCAGGGAATACACCTGGGAAATCCTTGATAAATCCGGAATGGAATACCTTCAGAACCTCCCCCTCCTGATTAGAGAAGAAATCGACGGAAAAAGACTCTATCTGACCCATGCCAGCCCTCGCTCTATGTTTGAATACATAAAGCCCGAAACTACTGACGAAGAGATCCAGAATATGATTAACGAAGCAATGGAGCCTTTGGAAGCAGAATTTCTTGTTGTCGGGCACTCTCATATCCCCATGAACAGAAAACTCGGAAACTTGAAAATAATAAATCCGGGTTCAGTCGGACAGCCAAGGGATGGAGATCCCCGGGCAAGCTGCGCCATTTTTGACACCGAAAACGGAAAAGTAGAGCACCTGCGCCTCGATTATGACATTGAATCTGTTTGCACAAAAATCAAAGAACGAATGCCTCATCCAGATGAATTGATAGCTATTCTCAGGCGAGGATACTGA
- a CDS encoding putative zinc-binding protein: MESAGTESINSLPGKTDETKKTSGKRKSTLIFACSGLSNTGKLTMQAASALAFRRPDLYRAAAAHKGVDAVEDAISDGFKILALDGCSDRCATKKLDEAGMKADTYLMVTELGVEKTRPSDVKPEYVEKIVRAIKEA; encoded by the coding sequence ATGGAATCAGCAGGAACGGAATCTATAAACTCTTTACCCGGCAAGACAGATGAAACTAAAAAAACTTCCGGAAAAAGGAAAAGTACCCTCATTTTTGCCTGCTCTGGCCTTTCTAACACCGGAAAACTTACAATGCAGGCAGCATCAGCTCTTGCTTTCAGAAGGCCTGACCTTTACAGGGCTGCGGCTGCTCACAAAGGAGTTGATGCGGTTGAAGATGCCATATCAGACGGCTTTAAGATTCTTGCCCTGGACGGCTGCTCGGACCGTTGTGCCACAAAAAAGCTCGATGAAGCCGGAATGAAAGCTGACACATATCTAATGGTTACGGAACTCGGGGTCGAGAAAACAAGACCTTCGGATGTGAAGCCTGAATATGTGGAAAAAATTGTCAGAGCTATAAAAGAAGCCTGA